The Solea senegalensis isolate Sse05_10M linkage group LG12, IFAPA_SoseM_1, whole genome shotgun sequence DNA segment GATGTTTCAGAAGGAACTTTTTGTACAGATCTGTGGGAAGGGAgtgggatatatatatatatatatatatatatatatatatatatatatatataagatcaCTGCAATTTCAGTGTGAAGGAACAGTACACAATGGCTTACATAGGAACTTTAATGAGGCATTGCCATTGTAGGACGGTGGTGGAACGCAATGGTTCACCCGGAGGGAGTCTGAGAACTTTAAAGGCATGTTTTTCCAGACGTTGTGCTGAGGAACATTCAAAGACATGCTGAGCTCTATATGTCATAAAAAAATTAAGTTTCTGACACAATATAAAGAACATGTGGGAGTCTGGTGGTAAAAGTAAGAGGAGGTTAGAAACAACAGCATAAAACAACCTTTGAGCATGGAATATTCTCTCCCATTTGGTTTCAAATGCCGTTTGAAGTTGGCgataaaaaaagaagtctgtTTGGGTATGAAGGGGCTGTTTTTCAGCATTACGCATTCCATCATCACAACTCTTGTGCGCTTTGATGGCTGAGAGTGCGGGGATGTTGATCACAACCCCAAAAATTGAGCTATCAAATGCTCACACATAAACTTATACCTAAAATTGTTTTTGATTGCACTGCCGACTGTGAAGAATAGGTTTTTTGGCAGCTGTCTCCATTTCGGCTTATTTATAGGAAAAATTATATTCTCACATTTCATTCCTCGGCAGCACTAAAGCACCCGGCTGACTGAGTAATTCCGCAGTTGTCCTCTTGCTGAGatgatgtggtttttttttttacgacctAATGTCGTGCCATTCATTTTCAGAATACTTAGATCATACGTGAAAACATTTGGACAAGCTCACACACTGTATTCTATCCTAGTTATTATCATCAGAGTAACCACATTTTGTCACTTATTTAAAATGGACCAGTTTATTTgtgatatgaaaacaaaaacagacgaCTGTCCACTTCGTAGAAACaacacaccaaaaaaagaaccgccatttcattttaatccatGTGTGCATTtaacattcagaaaaaaaaaaaggcaaaaacccCTCATACCTACCGAGAACATGGACGTGATCTATAATCGGATCCACTGTAACCTTGTTTATGCACGATGGCCTCatgaaatatttgtgtttgatgAAATATTCATTGGACAGGAAGCCAGGTCAAAAGGCGTTGTGTCCAATAAACACTAAATTTAGTGGAAATAATAAGTCGACTGCATGTCACAGATACATCACCACTTGTAAATACTTGTCACCACATGCACAGGTTTCTGTTAAGTACTTAAACAGAGCATTTTTGTGAAGAAGCCCCACCTTAGCTGTATAAGGCGGAATGTAACTGAAGACGAAAGCGATGCATGTCCgagaaattaaatttaaaaagaaaatctcaatcCGATggactttatttttatatgtataaacacaacataaattaCTGATAATATGACTAGTACAGACATTTATTCAGTTTCTTAAAAACACCATAAAACTCTtgcataatttacaaaacatgGTGTCCCTGTGCTATCCAAGACACATCTGTGCCTTTGTCTCCCCAGACAGAGTTCTTTATACCTTTactgtcccttttttttctccacaacgAATATTGGGTATTTAAAACAAGgagattgttttctttcttttttttctgtttaaaagcATCTCAAGAGAATAAGACATTTTTGATGTTTACAGTGCTAAATCTGGTATACGTAGTAGTGGCTGTTTGGTGACGATATCGCTAATGTCAGAAGTCTCtgattttgaaaagaaacaaacatttgctcaaggacactgcTCGCTGTGGGTGTGTGAACTCATGAGCCCCCGTACTTCCAGAGAAGTGCAGAGATGCATTATGTAAACATTTCCTTTGCTCTTAGAATACTTTGTTGAGACAgatttttcttgattaaaaaacaaacaaacaaacaataaaacaaaacaaaaaaacacacacctaaACTAGCTCACTGTTTCCCCAGACACACAACTATTCCCCTGCTTGAGAGTCCAGAGTCCAGAAGGATTGTGCTACAGAGAAACTGACCTGTAATTGCCATGTTAAGGCTTGGTGTAGTTATACATTTACTCTGTAGTCCCAAGGTTACAATGCACAGCATTGTTGTTgactgcttgtttgtttgttttttttctgttctttttatttccttataaaaacacatggacACTCAGGATACATATCAGCAACCCGTGATTAcagtttcctttcatttcattcgGTAGTACGTCTCTACCAAGACTAAGTCTCTTTGGCAGACAATGGACCTCGTATTGTTACCTCTTCCCAATTTCACTTTGCCGAAGAAAGTGGATATTATTAGCGCTGTCTGCTAATTCTGGGTACTGCTCGATTGAGAGCACGTAGTACCCGTCATACCCCAATACTTTCCCACTACTTAGAAGCtgcctcttctctccctctgtccagGGGCGAACCCCCTCCTCGCCGTCGCGCACTCTTTGCTGCTCTCTCGCCCACGCGCCCGCAAGAGCGCGCTGGCGAGCCAACTCGACAACCCGCGCTTTCTCCTCATCCACAGTGGATCCGTAGCGGATGTGAAGCGCCAAAGCCCCGGCGCGGACCTCCACGTCTGCAAAACGGCGGGTCCGACTATCCATGACTGTGGTGGACTGGGAAACGGTCACGTTGACGCCGTTCTCCAGAGTCTTGTGTCCACTCGTGAGGTGCAGAGCGGCAAGGTCAGCGTCTGGAAGGCCCGGCTTGACAAAGTAGTGCGTGTCCCTTCCTTCTATAGTGAAGTGAAGGTCTTCCAGGTAGAACGCGTTGTTCAGGATGGTCGCGACCTTGATGCAGTCCTCGCTGGCCACGTTTAACGTGTGAGTGCGGATGCTGCCCTTGTAGATGGCGAACATGACGGCTCGTCCGATGGGAGACATTGCCGCTGAGAACCACAGCCAAGACTTTTCACCTCTGCGACCTCGACTGAGATGGACCTCCGGCAGCCGCTCGAATGACAAGAGAGAGTGCGCTTGTCTAGTTACTTCCTGCTGGACCCCAGAGATGGACTGTAGGGAAAGTGCAGTGAAACGTTAATGCCTGAACATGGCAGAACCCGACTCTCCAGGCTATTTAGAACCTGCTTCTGCTCTGCTTCAGAgagttttttcccctcccttccCTTTTCAAGCTGTTCTCAAgccacaagtaaaaaaaaatcccccatgACAGTTTCAcagcaacactttttttgtgttgaagCATTAGACTCAGTTCTTGGCATCAAAAAATGCCAAGAATTACAATAGTAATACTACATATATGTAAAGTTAGACAGTGGTAGATGTTAAGCTAGTAACTAAAACAAGACAGATGGAAGTGCACTCTGCGTATTATGTGTATTGCTATGGAAATGCAGCCCAATTAAAAGTGATAtgtagtaaaaaaagaaagcagccaAATACTGGtttaaaagagagagtgagagagagagaaagtctcTGTTATCTGTAGGAAATTCAACACTATGAGAAGCATTTTCTGTTGAGTTGGCGTGTGTTTTAGTAGTTTTAATTTCCACTGTttgattcattaaaataaaatgttacagaTATTAATTGTACCCACCGGCAGATCGTCCCAGAGCTGACTCTTCCTCAGTTCATACGAGGGCAAGCTTAAATCAAATTTTGGCACTGGAAACCCAGGAATGGTGTTGTGAAGATGAAAGCCAAAGGTTACAAGCCAGCTGTTCACATCTGTGCAAGACAAAGggaataagtaaataaataaatgaataaatgtttataGATAAATGTTATTGGTGCAGAAGTTAATGTGCGGAAATACTGGCGATAAAATGAATGGTTAGCTGGAGCAATAATAGTCATCGGCATGTTTAACAGCAGTATCACCTTACCTGCTACATATTCTCTCACTTCATGGACTCTGCTGATGGGGTTGTTATTTCTGAACATGTACAAATTGAAAGGCGCCGGCTCTTTGCCAATGTTTTTCCAGGTGGATACATCCGGAACAGTCCACCTTCCTGACATTATGTCATAATCTCGCTCCCCAAAGTGCAGCAGTTTGGTCAGCGGGTCGTACAGTCCTCCATGAAACCCGAGCACAAGCTGGAAGTCGGGGTTGGAGTCGAAGTAGATCTCACCGTACGCCGTGTACTGCAGCTGTTTGACCAGGAGTCCGTTGCTGGTGAAGACAGCCAGAGGTGTGCCGGTGTTATCACAGGCGATGTAGAACTCCTCTCCACTGCTGATCTCCATGGCAAACAGATGGCCTTGGAGGTCATAGTAGAACGACGTGATCTCTGAACTGGAGTGGTTGTACACATGTGTAATCCTTGCTGGGTAGCTTAGGTCTGCGTAGAAGTACTGCAGGTGTTGGCCCAAACTGGTCTTGGTGGATACTCTGCGGCCAAGTCCGTCGTAGCGATACTGAATGGTCCAGCCGCCGCTCTTGCTGTAAACCCGCACCAAGAGTCCTTTGGAGTTGTACTCAAAGATCTCTGCTCCCCTCTGACGCAGAAAACCGTCTTCATCCATTCTGTATTGAATATCTCCAAGGCGAGTGATGCGGTCCCTCAGGTCGTAGCGCAGAGGAAGGAGTCTGGCGCTGTTTCCTGCGTTCAACAGGTGCAGGTTTCCGTTAAGGTCGTACGTGTAGCGCCACATCACTTTGTCGTTCAGGTATACAGTCTGGAGCTGGCCATCCACATCGTACTCATAACTATACTTGGTGGTGTTGGCAAAGGGACCGATCTTGATCTCTCGCTTTGTGACTCGGCCCACGTCGTCGTACTGGAAAGTGATCCAGTACATGAGCGACCGAAATATCTCGTACTGGATCTCCTTGATGCGTCCGTGTGCGTCAAAGTGTTTGGTGTAGGTCATGACGGCCGTGGAGATGATCTGATTTATGTCGTAGTAGATGACGCCAAACTTCCCAAACTGCTCAATCTTTCCCGAGATGTCGTCAAACTGGTATAGGTCGATGGGCAGCGGCGTTTCGTTGATGACGCCCTGCACGCTGGTGACGCGCAGGCTGCTGTCGTAGGTGTAATCGAAGCGCGCGTTCACCATGCCGTCCTCGCTGAAGCGGAAAATCTGCCGGTCCACCAGGGGGCCCACTTGGCGGTAACGAATGGAGCAGATGAAGCCCTCGTTCTGCAAGTTGACCGTCTTCAGCACGCCTGCCATCTCGTCATAGGTGAAGCTGACCCTCGTGCTGTCGTAGAGCATCTCCGACAGTTTGTTCTGCCTCCGGTACCTGTACAGGACCCTTCGCCCCGTGCCGAGGTGAGCCACTCTCAGCAAGAGGCCGTCTTCGCTGTAGTCCACGGCCACTGAAGCGTTGCTCTCCGGGGGGTGGTACAGGTTCCTGTAGTAGCCCACGGAGCGGATGGTCTGCATGGTGTAACGGGCCACACTTGGCATGGTGACAGCAGAGAGCCGGTCGAGAGAGTCGAAGTCG contains these protein-coding regions:
- the LOC122778751 gene encoding teneurin-3-like, which gives rise to CLAGILYKGSGENQFISLQPPVIATVMGNGRRRSISCPSCNGQAQGNKLLAPVALAWGIDGSLYVGDFNYIRRIFPSGNVTSIMELRNKDFRHSNNPAHRYYLATNPVSGQLYVSDTNSRRIYRPKTLTGTKDLQSNAEVVAGTGEHCLPFDENHCGDGGKAPEASLTGPKGIAVDKNGLIYFVDGTTIRKVDQNGIISTFLGSNDLTSARPLTCDNSMDINQVILEWPTDLAVSPMDNSLYVLDNNIVLRITENGQVSIAAGRPVHCPLAGLERGVAGGRRAQLTPLESAVSIAISFHGAIYIAETDERKMSKIRKVSVDGEITHLAGVPSDCDCKNDANCDCYQTGDGYAKDARLNAPSSLVAAPDGTLYVADLGNIRIRAIYKNGPTLTSSAGTYEVASPDAQELYMFDSNGTHQHTASLLTGDLKYTFSYSTENDITAVTDSSGNTLRIRRDPNRMPVRIVAPDNQVIWLTMGTNSRLKTLTTQGQELVLLTYHGNNGLLATKTSEIGWTTFYDYDSEGRLMNVTFPTGMVNNLYADINSALTVDVESSTTEEEISITTNSSTIRAFYTLAQDQCRSSYQVGFDNSLRITYANGMDTHYQTEPHILAGAANPTVARRNMSLPGESGQNLVEWRFRKEQARGKVIVFGRKLRVNGRNILSVDYDRTLRTEKIYDDHRKFLLKIIYDTAGHPVLWVPSSKLLPVNVSRTSSGQISALQRGPTTERLEYDSQGRLVSRVFADGKIWSYTYLEQSMVLLLHSQRQYIFDFDSLDRLSAVTMPSVARYTMQTIRSVGYYRNLYHPPESNASVAVDYSEDGLLLRVAHLGTGRRVLYRYRRQNKLSEMLYDSTRVSFTYDEMAGVLKTVNLQNEGFICSIRYRQVGPLVDRQIFRFSEDGMVNARFDYTYDSSLRVTSVQGVINETPLPIDLYQFDDISGKIEQFGKFGVIYYDINQIISTAVMTYTKHFDAHGRIKEIQYEIFRSLMYWITFQYDDVGRVTKREIKIGPFANTTKYSYEYDVDGQLQTVYLNDKVMWRYTYDLNGNLHLLNAGNSARLLPLRYDLRDRITRLGDIQYRMDEDGFLRQRGAEIFEYNSKGLLVRVYSKSGGWTIQYRYDGLGRRVSTKTSLGQHLQYFYADLSYPARITHVYNHSSSEITSFYYDLQGHLFAMEISSGEEFYIACDNTGTPLAVFTSNGLLVKQLQYTAYGEIYFDSNPDFQLVLGFHGGLYDPLTKLLHFGERDYDIMSGRWTVPDVSTWKNIGKEPAPFNLYMFRNNNPISRVHEVREYVADVNSWLVTFGFHLHNTIPGFPVPKFDLSLPSYELRKSQLWDDLPSISGVQQEVTRQAHSLLSFERLPEVHLSRGRRGEKSWLWFSAAMSPIGRAVMFAIYKGSIRTHTLNVASEDCIKVATILNNAFYLEDLHFTIEGRDTHYFVKPGLPDADLAALHLTSGHKTLENGVNVTVSQSTTVMDSRTRRFADVEVRAGALALHIRYGSTVDEEKARVVELARQRALAGAWAREQQRVRDGEEGVRPWTEGEKRQLLSSGKVLGYDGYYVLSIEQYPELADSANNIHFLRQSEIGKR